In Tsukamurella tyrosinosolvens, the genomic window ATCCGGGGTGCGGTCGGCATCGGGGTCGAGGCCGAGGTCGCAGTGCTGTTCCTGCGGGCGGTTCACGAGGTTGCCTCCCTGGCCGGCATGACGATCTGCCGGTTGCATGAGTCGCAGCACTCGCCGTCCGCCGCGATCGGGTCGGGCATGTTCGCGCCGATCGGCCAGTTCGGGATCTGGTCACGGCAGATGCAGCAGGCGTGGGGGGGCCTCGAGGAAGTCGGAGACGTTCACGCCGTCTCCTGCTCGCTGCGAGCGGCGATCCAGCGTTCGACGACATCGACGTCGTACAGGATCTTGCGCTTGCCGAGTACGACGGCGGCGGGTCCGGTGCCGCACTGTCGCCAGTAGCGCCAGGTGTTCACGCTGATCCCGTAGCGCTGCTCGAGCTGCTTGGCGGACAGGAGCACCCTGGGGGCTCCGAGGCTAGAAGTGGTCATTCAGGTTCTCCCTCAAAGGATTCACGAGGTGTGCGTGGCAACGCACAGGATGAGAGTAGCACGGGGATTCACGTCTGGTGCCCCCGAACCCCGTGTTTTGTGAATTGGCGTGTCATGATGGTGGCTATGGGTGAAGAGGATGCGATCGACAAGAACTTCGGGACCAACATGAAGCGCACCCGCGAAGCTCTCGGGTTGTCGAAGGCCGACCTACTTCGGTGGCTAGAGGGGCTCGGTTGGGAGAACGCTCACCAAACGACCATCACCCGAATCGAGGACGGAGACAGGGCACCACGTCTGGGCGAGGCGAAACTCATCGCTAAGGCCCTCATGCAGCCGTTGGACTCCCTGATGGCGAAACCCGAGGCGGCGTCGTTGGCTGCAGCGATTGTCCAGCAATATCAGGCCACGTACGCAGCGGCGACTCGCACGGTTGAGGCAAGCGAATCGTTCGACTCAGCGCTCGCACGCCTCAGCGATCTGATGAAGGAGCTTGACGCCGAGGCTCAGGAGTTGATCGACGATGAGACCATCGAGACATTGCGCTACGTCACTGACGGATATTGCGACGCAAGCGCGTTCGTAGAGCAGGGCGACATTTTGTGATGCAGAAGCGCAACCGTCGCTCCGGTGTCGAGGACCGGTGGACGCGGGCCGACGGCCAGCCGAGCGCGCGCCATGGCAAGGGCCTTCGATGGATGGGCCGCTACGTAGCGGGCGACGGCCGGGAGCGCACGAAGTCGTTCGGGCTCAAGAAGGACGCTCAACGGTGGCTAGAGCAGCAGGTTTCCGACCAGGTGACCGGGACGTGGACGGACCCGGAGCTGGCCGCGCAGACGTTCGGCGCGGTCGCCGAGAAGTGGATCGCGACGAAGGCGAGCCGCAAGCCGAAGACGGTAGCCGGTTACCGGTCCATTCTGGACACCGTGGCGCTCCCCCGCTGGCGGGACGTGCCGCTGGGCGACATCCGGTTCGACGACATGCAGGTGTGGATCTCCGGGCTGAGCGCGGACGGGTCGACCAGGTTCGCCGGCCGCGGGCTGTCCGCATCCCGCGTGATTCAGACCCACCAGGTCGTCGGTTCCGTGCTGCGGTTCTCGGTCAAGGCCCGGTACATCGCTACGAACCCGGCCGAGGACGTGGAGTTGCCAGGCAAGGTCGAGGTGGAGCAGCGATACCTGTCACATGAGCAGGCGCACCGTCTGGCGGTCGCGTGCGGCGAGTACCGGACGTTCGTTCTAGTGCTGACGTACTGCGGCCTCCGCTTCGGCGAGGCGATCGCACTGACGGTCGGGCGTGTCGACCTCGATGCCCGGCGGATCACGGTCGCCAAGTCCGTGACGTACGTGACCGGGCAGGGACAGGTCGAGGGCGCCCCGAAGAACAGCTCGACGCGGCGAGTGCCGGTACCGAAGTTCCTGGTGCCGCTACTCAGGACCGAGCTCGACGGACGCGAGGATGACGAGCTGGTGTTCCCGGGCCGCGAGGGCGGGTGGCTCACCGAGGGGCAGGTGCGATGGGTGTTCGACAAGGCAGCGACGACGGTCGGCGAGAAGGGGCTCACACCGCACCAGCTGCGGCACACCTGCGCGTCGTTGGCGATCCGCGGCGGCGCGAACGTGAAGGTGCTGCAAACCCTCCTGGGCCACAAGACGGCGACGCTGACGCTGGATCGGTACGGGCACCTGTTCCCGGACGATCTGGACCGGGTGAGCGACTCGTTCGATGCTGCTGCGGACCAGCTGCGGACTGGCGGGAAGCTGAGCCTGGTCAAACAGTGGCGAATACCGCTCTGAGCTGCGGCGATGTGGTGCCCCCGGTGAGACTCGAACTCACACTGGACGGGTTTTGAATCCGTTGCCTCTGCCAATTGGGCTACGGGGGCGTCCGGCGGACCGTCGGAGACGGCCAGCCGAGCCAGCTTACCGGGCGGGGTCGGCGGCCTCGGACTCGGCGTCCACGGACGCGAGGAAGGCGTCGATCACGGGCCAGGTCTCGCGGACGGCGTCGGGGCCGGCGACGAGGCCGAGGTGGCTGGACTCGACGGTCGCGAACTCGACGCGGGGCGAACCGGTGAACAGGTCGACGCCGTGACGCGCGGTCTCCCACGCGCACAGGGCGTCCCGGTGCGAGCCGAACAGCTGCACGGGCACGTCGATGGAATGCAGATCCACGACGGTCTCGCCCAGGGTCACGTGACCGTCCGCCAGCTCGCCGCGGAAGATCAGCCGCTCCCACAGCTGCGTCGCCAGCTTGCCGGGGTACCCGGGGAAGGTGCGCTGGAACCGGTCGATGACCTCCATGCGGGCCAACTTCTCGGGCTCGCCGAGATTCTGGAGCACGAACTTGGGCTTCTTCAGCTCCCGGTCCCACGAGGTGGCGCGGTAGGCCACCTGCACGATCGGCGCGGGAATGCCGCCCATGAGCGCGATCAGCGCGCCGGGGCCGAGGCCGCGCACGGGCTTCATCACAGAGGTCACCAGCGGGTACGGCGGCTGCGCGGCGTACTTCAGTGGAGTCGCGATGGAGACGATCGAGCGGATGGAGTCCGTCGACGCGCCGGCGGTGAGGAACGACAGCGTGCCGCCCAGGCTCCAGCCGTACAGGTCGACGCCGGCACCGTCGGGCACGTCCCCACCCCAGAAGTCATCCAGGGCGCGCGCGATGGCCTGCGGGATGATGTCGAGGGCGAAGTCCTCGAAGCCGAGACCGCGGTCGCCGTAGCCCATCTCGCCGAAGTCGATGACGTAGGGGACGCGCCCCGTCGCGGCGAGGTGCGCGACGACGGACGTCTCGGGCGAGAGGTCGTAGCAGGTGGCGGGCGCGGCGATCGGCGGCACCAGCAGCACCGGTGCGGCGCCGGGCACGGCGGCCGCGGCGCGGTCGGGATCCGTGGCGAACCGGCGGAGGGTGCGGTGGTCACCGTCGGCGACGACGACGTGCGGGGTGCGCTCGACGGGGCGGATTCCCTCCCCCAGAGTCAACGCCCAGAGGTTGCCGGCGCGCTCGCGCAATTGAGTCAGGCTCAATACGTTCATGGGCCTACGGTACCGCGCGCGGCGGGCCCGATTTCCGCCGCCCGGTAACGTACCCCCTGATGAAGGACACCGAGCCCACCCCGCACCGCGTGCTCGTCGCCGAGGACGAGGCGATCATCCGCATGGACCTCTCCGAGATGCTCCGCGAGGAGGGCTACGACGTGGTCGGCGAGGCCGAGAACGGCCAGGTCGCCCTCGAGAAGGCTCGCGAGCTCCAGCCCGACCTGGTGATCATGGACGTGAAGATGCCGGTCCGCAACGGCCTGGAGGCCGCCCAGGACATCGCCCGCGAGCGGATCGCCCCCGTCGTGATGCTGACGGCGTTCGGCCAGCGCGAGTTCGTCGAGAAGGCCCGCGAGGCGGGCGCGATGGCCTACCTGGTCAAGCCGTTCACGAAGGCCGACCTGGTGCCCGCGATCGAGATCGCCATCAGCCGGTTCGCCGAGCTCAAGGCGCTCGAGAAGGAGGTGACGACGCTCTCCGGCCAGCTCGAGACCCGCAAGCTGGTGGACCGGGCGAAGAGCATCCTCATGCAGGCGCACGGGGTGTCGGAACCGGAGGCGTTCCGATGGATCCAGCGGACCGCGATGGACCGCCGTACCGACATGCGCACCGTCGCGCACCTCGTGATCGACACGCTGGGCACACCCACCGATACGGCGGGCGCGCCCTGACGGTCGGTCAGACCGCGCGCACCGACCGCGACGGCGGAAGCTGCTGGCCCCGGTAGTACCCGGTGCGCGGCATGTTCTGGAACGCGGGCGCGTCACCGGCGGCCTTGTCGTTCTGACGGTCGATGACCTTCTTCACGGCCTGCGGCGAGGTGCCCGTGTAGCGGGCGATGTGCACGATGGGGATCCGCGCGGCGTAGGCGGCGAGGATCGTCTTGCGGTACTGCTCCTCCGCATTGGCCTTGAGGTGGGACCAGTGCGAGATCGGGCTGAGGAAGTCGCGGACCTCTTGAGGCGTGGGCTCGGGGACCTTCGGCATCTCTACTCCGTGCGTTCGAGCCCGGGGCGGGTACCCAGGCGTTCTGACAGGGACGTTCGTCCCTTCATCGATCATCCTCCGCGCTTTGTTACACGTCGGTTGGATTAGTTTCCCAGGGGTGGTACAACGGGCAGCGATGTATCCCTCAGCAGTGGCGACCGAGTCGCCGGACGTGCTCCACACGTGGGTCTTCACCCCCGTGGTGACGGGCCTCATGGTCGTCGCTTCCATTCTCTACGTGTACGGCACGGTGCGGGCGCGGCGCGCCGGAGTCGCGTGGCCGATCGTCCGCGTTCTGTCGTGGTTCGTCGCGATGGCGCTGTTGGTGTTCTCCGTCAACAGCGTCATGGCCGAGCTCGCCAAGCACCTGTTCTGGGCCCACATGGTGGTGCACCTCGTGCTCATCACGGTGGTGCCGATGTTCCTCGTGCTCGCGGAGCCGATCCGCCTGCTCGCGACGGCGACGGGCGAGGCCGGC contains:
- a CDS encoding tyrosine-type recombinase/integrase; translated protein: MQKRNRRSGVEDRWTRADGQPSARHGKGLRWMGRYVAGDGRERTKSFGLKKDAQRWLEQQVSDQVTGTWTDPELAAQTFGAVAEKWIATKASRKPKTVAGYRSILDTVALPRWRDVPLGDIRFDDMQVWISGLSADGSTRFAGRGLSASRVIQTHQVVGSVLRFSVKARYIATNPAEDVELPGKVEVEQRYLSHEQAHRLAVACGEYRTFVLVLTYCGLRFGEAIALTVGRVDLDARRITVAKSVTYVTGQGQVEGAPKNSSTRRVPVPKFLVPLLRTELDGREDDELVFPGREGGWLTEGQVRWVFDKAATTVGEKGLTPHQLRHTCASLAIRGGANVKVLQTLLGHKTATLTLDRYGHLFPDDLDRVSDSFDAAADQLRTGGKLSLVKQWRIPL
- a CDS encoding ANTAR domain-containing response regulator — its product is MKDTEPTPHRVLVAEDEAIIRMDLSEMLREEGYDVVGEAENGQVALEKARELQPDLVIMDVKMPVRNGLEAAQDIARERIAPVVMLTAFGQREFVEKAREAGAMAYLVKPFTKADLVPAIEIAISRFAELKALEKEVTTLSGQLETRKLVDRAKSILMQAHGVSEPEAFRWIQRTAMDRRTDMRTVAHLVIDTLGTPTDTAGAP
- a CDS encoding helix-turn-helix domain-containing protein, producing the protein MGEEDAIDKNFGTNMKRTREALGLSKADLLRWLEGLGWENAHQTTITRIEDGDRAPRLGEAKLIAKALMQPLDSLMAKPEAASLAAAIVQQYQATYAAATRTVEASESFDSALARLSDLMKELDAEAQELIDDETIETLRYVTDGYCDASAFVEQGDIL
- a CDS encoding alpha/beta hydrolase: MNVLSLTQLRERAGNLWALTLGEGIRPVERTPHVVVADGDHRTLRRFATDPDRAAAAVPGAAPVLLVPPIAAPATCYDLSPETSVVAHLAATGRVPYVIDFGEMGYGDRGLGFEDFALDIIPQAIARALDDFWGGDVPDGAGVDLYGWSLGGTLSFLTAGASTDSIRSIVSIATPLKYAAQPPYPLVTSVMKPVRGLGPGALIALMGGIPAPIVQVAYRATSWDRELKKPKFVLQNLGEPEKLARMEVIDRFQRTFPGYPGKLATQLWERLIFRGELADGHVTLGETVVDLHSIDVPVQLFGSHRDALCAWETARHGVDLFTGSPRVEFATVESSHLGLVAGPDAVRETWPVIDAFLASVDAESEAADPAR
- a CDS encoding helix-turn-helix domain-containing protein, encoding MPKVPEPTPQEVRDFLSPISHWSHLKANAEEQYRKTILAAYAARIPIVHIARYTGTSPQAVKKVIDRQNDKAAGDAPAFQNMPRTGYYRGQQLPPSRSVRAV
- a CDS encoding helix-turn-helix transcriptional regulator; the encoded protein is MTTSSLGAPRVLLSAKQLEQRYGISVNTWRYWRQCGTGPAAVVLGKRKILYDVDVVERWIAARSEQETA